Within the Aeromicrobium sp. Root236 genome, the region ACGGCGTCGGGTAGTGGATTCCGGACCCGATCCCGAGGGCGGCGAGCTCGGCTCGTACGCGATCTCGCTGCGGAACCCTCACCACCATGAGGTGGTGGGCGCCCGCACACTCCTCGAGCTGACCCAGCGGCACCACCGTCGGAGGAAGCGCAGCCGCGTACAGCCGTACGAGCCGCCTGCGATCTTCGTTCCACTGGTCCAGGTGCGGCAGCTTGGCCGACAACGTCACGGCCTGGACCGTGTCCAGCCGACTGTTGGTCCCGATCCGCACGTGGTCGTAGTGCCGGTCCTCCGAGCCCCCCGGACGACCATGGTCACGCATCGAACGGATGCGCTCGGCGATGCCCTCGTCCGAGGTGACGACGGCGCCGGCGTCTCCGAAGGCCCCCAGGTTCTTGCCGGGATAGAAGCTGAAGCAGCCGACGGCCCCGAACCCTCCGGCGCGGATGCCGCGCCACGTGGCCCCGTGCGCCTGGGCGGCGTCCTCGATCAGGACCAGGCCGTGCTGTGTCGCACAACGACCGAGGGCGTCCATGTCGGTCAGTTGGCCGAACAGGTGCACCGCGACGATGGCGCGCGTCCGGTCCGACACCGCGGCCTCCACCTCTGCGGCACCCATCAGCCCGGTGTGCAGGTCGACGTCGACGAATCGAGGGATGGCGCCCACGAGCACGATGGCCTCGATCGTGGCGACGAACGTGTTGGCGGGCACGATGATCTCGTCCCCGGCCCCGAGCTCAAGGGCGCGCAGGGCCAGCACCAGCGCGTCGGTGCCGTTGCCCACGCCCATCGCGTACTCCGTGCCGCAGTAGTCCGCCCACTCGTCCTCGAACGCCTTCACCTGCTCGCCGCCGACGAAGCGGTTGGAGGCGATGACCTTCTCCCAGCCGACGCGCACCTCGGTCGCGACCACGGCGGTCGTCGTGCCGAGGTCGAGGAACGGCACCGAGTCGAAGGGGGGAACCGGGACCGGCGCCATCGCAGCTACGCCCGCACTCATCCGGCCGCCTCCTCGTGGGAGGCGCCGCTCAGGATCGTGGGAGCCGCGCCGGCGGACGCACCGGCGAGTGCCGGCGCGGGCGTGAACGACTCCGAGCGCCCCGGCAGGCGAACCGCGACACCTTCGGACATCGCACGTTGCGCCGCCTCCAGCACCCGGACCACCCCGAGCCCGCTCTCGCCGTCGGTGAGCGGGCGCAGCCCGGTCTGCACACAGTTCAGGAAGTGCTCGTCCTCGACGCGCAGCGGCTCGTTCATCTCCAGGTAGGGCGAGACGATGTCGCCGTGCCGGTACGACATGGGGACCGCGGTGAGGTCGGCGCCGTCGCTCATGGCGGTGACGCCCTTGTCGTGCACCTTGACGCGTTGCTCGGCCTTGAGGTCGTCGAACACGACCATCTTGTTGCTGCCGACCATCGTGACCTGGCGGATCTTCTTCGGGTTGA harbors:
- a CDS encoding DegT/DnrJ/EryC1/StrS aminotransferase family protein, translating into MSAGVAAMAPVPVPPFDSVPFLDLGTTTAVVATEVRVGWEKVIASNRFVGGEQVKAFEDEWADYCGTEYAMGVGNGTDALVLALRALELGAGDEIIVPANTFVATIEAIVLVGAIPRFVDVDLHTGLMGAAEVEAAVSDRTRAIVAVHLFGQLTDMDALGRCATQHGLVLIEDAAQAHGATWRGIRAGGFGAVGCFSFYPGKNLGAFGDAGAVVTSDEGIAERIRSMRDHGRPGGSEDRHYDHVRIGTNSRLDTVQAVTLSAKLPHLDQWNEDRRRLVRLYAAALPPTVVPLGQLEECAGAHHLMVVRVPQRDRVRAELAALGIGSGIHYPTPCHQLEPYQQWSPGVLPNVERLAGQILSLPLYPSLPDADVMRVCEALGHITADLESLDDQPGD